From a single Pongo pygmaeus isolate AG05252 chromosome 12, NHGRI_mPonPyg2-v2.0_pri, whole genome shotgun sequence genomic region:
- the GCC2 gene encoding GRIP and coiled-coil domain-containing protein 2 isoform X6, with protein sequence MKREVEDSVTKVGDAHKEFEQSHINYVKEIENLKNELMAVHSKYSEDKANLQKALEEAMNTQLELSEQLKFQNNSEDNVKKLQEEIEKIRPAFEEQILYLQKQLDATTDEKKETVTQLQNIIEANSQHYQKNINSLQEELLQLKAIHQKEVKELMCQIEASAKEHEAEINKLNELKENLVKQCEASEKNIQEKYECELENLRKATSNANQDNQMCSVLLQENTFVEQAVNEKVKHLEDTLKELESQHSILKDEVTYMNNLKLKLEMDAQHIKDEFFHEREDLEFKINELLLAKEEQGCVIEKLKSELAGLNKQFCCTVEQNNKEVQSLKEQHQKEISELNETFLSDSEKEKLTLMFEIQGLKEQCENLQQEKQEAILNYESLREIMEILQTELGESAGKISQEFESMKQQQASDVHELQQKLRTAFTEKDALLETVNRLQGENEKLLSQQELVPELENTIKNLQEKNGVYLLSLSQRDTMLKELEAKINSLTEEKDDFISKLKNSHEEMDNFHKKCEREERLILELGKKVEQTTQYNSELEQKVNELTGGLEETLKEKDQNDQKLEKLMVQMKVLSEDKEVLSAEVKSLYEENNKLSSEKKQLSRDLEVFLSQKDVILKEHTTELEKKLQLMVEERDNLNKLLENEQVQKLFVKTQLYGFLKEMGSEVSEDSKEKDVVNVLQAVGESLAKINEEKCNLAFQRDEKLLELEKEIKCLQEGSVVQCEELKSLLRDYEQEKVLLRKELEEIQSEKEALQSDLLEMKNANEKTRLENQNLLIQVEEVSQTCSKSEIHNEKEKCFIKEHENLKPLLEQKESELRDMRAELILLKDSLAKSPSVKNDPLSSVKELEEKIENLEKECKEKEEKTNKIKLVAVKAKKELDSSRKETQTVKEELESLRLEKDQLSASMRDLIQGAESYKNLLLEYEKQSEQLDVEKERADNFECHIEDLTRQLRNSTLQCEKINSDNEDLLARIETLQSNAKLLEVQILEVQRAKAMVDKELEAEKLQKEQKIKEHATTVNELEELQVQLQKEKKQLQKTMQELELVKKDAQQTTLMNMEIADYERLMKELNQKLTNKNNKIEDLEQEIKIQKQKQETLQEEITSLQSSVQQYEEKNTKIKQLLVKTKKELADSKQAETDHLILQASLKGELEASQQQVEVYKIQLAEITSEKHKIHEHLKTSAEQHQRTLSAYQQRVTALQEESRAAKAEQATLTSEFESYKVRVHNVLKQQKNKSVSQAETEGAKQEREHLEMLIDQLKMKLQDSQNNLQINVSELQTLQSEHDTLLERHNKMLQETVSKEAELREKLCSIQSENMMMKSEHTQTVSQLTSQNEVLQNSFRDQVRHLQEEHRKTVETLQQQLSKMEAQLFQLKNEPTTRSPVSSQQSLKNLRERRNTDLPLLDMHTVTREEGEGMETTDTESVSSTSTYTQSLEQLLNSPETKLEPPLWHAEFTKEELVQKLSSTTKSADHLNGLLRETEATNAILMEQIKLLKSEIRRLERNQEREKSAANLEYLKNVLLQFIFLKPGSERERLLPVINTMLQLSPEEKGKLAGIAQGEEENASRSSGWASYLHSWSGLR encoded by the exons atgaagcgAGAGGTTGAG GATTCTGTAACTAAGGTGGGAGATGCACATAAGGAGTTCGAACAATCACATATAAACTatgtgaaagaaattgaaaatttgaaaaatgagtTGATGGCAGTACATTCCAAATACAGTGAAGACAAAGCTAACTTACAAAAGGCACTGGAAGAAGCAATGAATACGCAATTAGAACTTTCAGAGCAACTTAAATTTCAGAACAACTCTGAAGATAATGTTAAAAAACTACAAGAAGAGATTGAGAAAATTAGGCCAGCCTTTGAGGAGCAAATTTTATATCTGCAAAAGCAATTAGACGCTACCACTgatgaaaagaaggaaacagtTACTCAACTCCAAAATATCATTGAGGCTAATTCTCAGCATTaccaaaaaaatattaatagtttgcAGGAAGAGCTTTTACAGTTGAAAGCTATACACCAAAAAGAGGTGAAAGAATTGATGTGCCAGATTGAAGCATCAGCTAAGGAACATGAAGCAGAGATAAATAAGTTGAACGAGCTAAAAGAGAACTTAGTAAAACAATGTGAGGCAAGTGAAAAGAACATCCAGGAGAAATATGAATGTGAGTTAGAAAATTTAAGGAAAGCCACCTCAAATGCAAACCAAGACAATCAGATGTGTTCTGTTCTCTTACAAGAAAATACATTTGTAGAACAAGCAGTAAATGAAAAAGTCAAACACTTAGAAGATACCTTAAAAGAACTTGAATCTCAACATAGTATCTTAAAAGATGAGGTAACTTATATGAATAATCTTAAGTTAAAACTTGAAATGGATGCTCAGCATATAAAGGATGAGTTTTTTCATGAACGGGAAGACTTAGAgtttaaaattaatgaattattaCTAGCTAAAGAAGAACAGGGCTGtgtaattgaaaaattaaaatctgagcTGGCAGGTTTAAATAAACAGTTTTGCTGTACTGTAGAACAGAATAACAAAGAAGTACAGAGTCTTAAGGAACAACATCAAAAAGAAATATCAGAACTAAATGAGACATTTTTGTcagattcagaaaaagaaaaattaacattaatgTTTGAAATACAGGGTCTTAAGGAACAGTGTGAAAACCTACAGCAAGAAAAGCAAGAAGCAATTTTAAATTATGAGAGTTTACGAGAGATTATGGAAATTTTACAAACAGAACTGGGGGAATCTGCTGGAAAAATAAGTCAAGAGTTTGAATCAATGAAGCAACAACAAGCATCTGATGTTCATGAACTGCAGCAGAAGCTCAGAACTGCTTTTACTGAAAAAGATGCCCTTCTCGAAACTGTGAATCGCCTCcagggagaaaatgaaaagttaCTATCTCAACAAGAATTGGTACCAGAACTTGAAAATACCATAAAGAACCTTCAAGAAAAGAATGGAGTATACTTACTTAGTCTCAGTCAAAGAGATACCATGTTAAAAGAATTAGAAGCAAAGATAAATTCTCTTACTGAGGAAAAAGATGATTTTATAAGTAAACTGAAAAATTCCcatgaagaaatggataatttccaTAAGAAATGTGAAAGGGAAGAAAGATTGATTCTTGAACTTGGGAAGAAAGTAGAGCAAACAACCCAGTACAACAGTGAACTAGAACAAAAGGTAAATGAATTAACAGGAGGACTAGAGGAGACTTTAAAAGAAAAGGATCAAAATgaccaaaaactggaaaaactTATGGTTCAAATGAAAGTTCTCTCTGAAGACAAAGAAGTATTGTCAGCTGAAGTGAAGTCTCTTTATGAGGAAAACAATAAACTCAGTTCAGAAAAAAAACAGTTGAGTAGGGATTTGGAAGTTTTTTTGTCTCAAAAAGATGTTATCCTTAAAGAACATACTACTGAATTAGAAAAGAAACTTCAGTTAATGGTTGAAGAGCGAGATAATTTAAATAAACTGCTTGAAAATGAGCAAGTTCAGAagttatttgtcaaaactcagttGTATGGTTTTCTTAAAGAAATGGGGTCAGAAGTTTCAGAAGACAGTAAAGAGAAAGATGTTGTTAATGTCCTACAGGCAGTTGGTGAATCCTTggcaaaaataaatgaggaaaaatgcAACCTGGCTTTTCAACGTGATGAAAAACTATTAGAGTTAGAAAAAGAGATTAAGTGCCTTCAAGAAGGGAGTGTAGTTCAGTGTGAAGAACTTAAGTCTTTATTGAGAGACTATGAGCAAGAGAAAGTTCTCTTAAGGAAAGAGTTAGAAGAAATACAGTCAGAAAAAGAGGCCCTGCAGTCTGATCTTCTAGAAATGAAGAATGCTAATGAAAAAACAAGGCTTGAAAATCAGAATCTTTTAATTCAAGTTGAAGAAGTATCTCAAACATGTAGCAAAAGTGAAAtccataatgaaaaagaaaaatgttttataaaggaACATGAAAACCTAAAGCCACTACTAGAACAAAAAGAATCAGAATTACGAGATATGAGAGCAGAGTTGATACTATTAAAG GATTCCTTAGCAAAATCACCTTCTGTAAAAAATGATCCTCTGTCTTCAGTAAAAGAGTTGGAAGAAAAAATAG aaaatctggaaaaagaatgcaaagaaaaggaggagaaaacaaataagataaaattagtTGCCGTAAAGGCAAAGAAAGAACTAGATTCCAGCAGAAAAGAG ACCCAGACTGTAAaggaagaacttgaatctctTCGATTAGAAAAGGACCAGTTATCTGCTTCCATGAGAGATCTCATTCAAGGAGCAGAAAGCTATAAG AATCTTTTATTAGAATATGAAAAGCAGTCAGAGCAACTGGATGTGGAAAAAGAACGTGCTGATAATTTTGAGTGTCATATTGAAGACCTTACAAGACAATTAAGAAATTCGACTTTGcag tgtgaaaaaataaattctgataaTGAAGATCTCCTGGCTCGTATTGAGACACTACAGTCTAATGCCAAATTATTAGAAGTACAGATTTTAGAAGTCCAGAGAGCCAAAGCAATGGTAGACAAAGAATTAGAAGCTGAAAAACTTCAGAAAGAACAGAAGATAAAG gaacATGCCACTACTGTAAATGAACTTGAAGAACTTCAGGTACAacttcaaaaggaaaagaaacagcttCAGAAAACCATGCAAGAATTAGAGCTggttaaaaag GATGCCCAACAGACCACATTGATGAATATGGAAATAGCTGATTATGAACGTTTGATGAAAGAGCTAAATCAAAAGTtaactaataaaaacaacaagATAGAAGATTTggagcaagaaataaaaattcaaaaacagaaacaagaaaccCTACAAGAAGAAATAA CTTCATTACAGTCTTCAGTACaacaatatgaagaaaaaaacaccaaaatcaagCAATTGCTTGTGAAAACCAAAAAGGAACTGGCAGATTCAAAGCAAGCA GAAACTGATCACTTAATACTTCAAGCATCTTTAAAAGGTGAGCTGGAGGCAAGCCAGCAGCAAGTAGAAGTCTATAAA ATACAGCTGGCTGAAATAACCTCAGAGAAGCACAAAATCCACGAGCACCTGAAAACCTCTGCGGAACAGCACCAGCGTACGCTAAGTGCGTACCAGCAGAGAGTGACAGCACTACAGGAAGAGAGCCGTGCTGCCAAG GCAGAACAAGCTACTCTAACCTCTGAATTCGAGAGCTACAAAGTCCGAGTTCATAACgttctaaaacaacagaaaaataaatctgtgtCTCAGGCTGAAACTGAGGGCGCTAAACAAGAAAG GGAACATCTGGAAATGCTGATTGAccagttaaaaatgaaattacaagaTAGCCAAAATAACTTACAGATTAATGTATCTGAACTTCAAACATTGCAGTCTGAACATGATACACTGCTAGAAAGGCACAACAAGATGCTGCAGGAAACTGTGTCCAAAGAGGCGGAACTCCGGGAAAA ATTATGTTCAATACAATCAGAGAACATGATGATGAAATCTGAACATACACAGACTGTGAGTCAGCTCACATCCCAGAACGAGGTCCTTCAAAATAGCTTCCGAGATCAAGTGCGACATTTGCAGGAAGAGCACAGAAAGACAGTGGAGACATTACAGCAGCAGCTCTCCAAGATGGAAGCACAGCTCTTCCAGCTTAAGAATGAACCGACCACAAGaa gCCCAGTTTCCTCTCAACAATCTTTGAAGAACCTTCGAGAAAGGAGAAACACAGACCTCCCGCTTCTAGACATGCACACTGTAACCCGGGAAGAGGGAGAAGGCATGGAAACAACTGATACTGAGTCTGTGTCTTCCACCAGCACATACACACAGTCTTTAGAGCAGCTGCTTAATTCTCCCGAAACTAAACTTG
- the GCC2 gene encoding GRIP and coiled-coil domain-containing protein 2 isoform X4 — MDVTQDPVQDGVASPATPGTGKSKLETLPKEDLIKFAKKQMMLIQKAKSRCTELEKEIEELKSKPVTEGTDDIIKALTERLDAILLEKAETEQQCLSLKKENIKMKREVEDSVTKVGDAHKEFEQSHINYVKEIENLKNELMAVHSKYSEDKANLQKALEEAMNTQLELSEQLKFQNNSEDNVKKLQEEIEKIRPAFEEQILYLQKQLDATTDEKKETVTQLQNIIEANSQHYQKNINSLQEELLQLKAIHQKEVKELMCQIEASAKEHEAEINKLNELKENLVKQCEASEKNIQEKYECELENLRKATSNANQDNQMCSVLLQENTFVEQAVNEKVKHLEDTLKELESQHSILKDEVTYMNNLKLKLEMDAQHIKDEFFHEREDLEFKINELLLAKEEQGCVIEKLKSELAGLNKQFCCTVEQNNKEVQSLKEQHQKEISELNETFLSDSEKEKLTLMFEIQGLKEQCENLQQEKQEAILNYESLREIMEILQTELGESAGKISQEFESMKQQQASDVHELQQKLRTAFTEKDALLETVNRLQGENEKLLSQQELVPELENTIKNLQEKNGVYLLSLSQRDTMLKELEAKINSLTEEKDDFISKLKNSHEEMDNFHKKCEREERLILELGKKVEQTTQYNSELEQKVNELTGGLEETLKEKDQNDQKLEKLMVQMKVLSEDKEVLSAEVKSLYEENNKLSSEKKQLSRDLEVFLSQKDVILKEHTTELEKKLQLMVEERDNLNKLLENEQVQKLFVKTQLYGFLKEMGSEVSEDSKEKDVVNVLQAVGESLAKINEEKCNLAFQRDEKLLELEKEIKCLQEGSVVQCEELKSLLRDYEQEKVLLRKELEEIQSEKEALQSDLLEMKNANEKTRLENQNLLIQVEEVSQTCSKSEIHNEKEKCFIKEHENLKPLLEQKESELRDMRAELILLKDSLAKSPSVKNDPLSSVKELEEKIENLEKECKEKEEKTNKIKLVAVKAKKELDSSRKETQTVKEELESLRLEKDQLSASMRDLIQGAESYKNLLLEYEKQSEQLDVEKERADNFECHIEDLTRQLRNSTLQCEKINSDNEDLLARIETLQSNAKLLEVQILEVQRAKAMVDKELEAEKLQKEQKIKEHATTVNELEELQVQLQKEKKQLQKTMQELELVKKDAQQTTLMNMEIADYERLMKELNQKLTNKNNKIEDLEQEIKIQKQKQETLQEEITSLQSSVQQYEEKNTKIKQLLVKTKKELADSKQAETDHLILQASLKGELEASQQQVEVYKIQLAEITSEKHKIHEHLKTSAEQHQRTLSAYQQRVTALQEESRAAKAEQATLTSEFESYKVRVHNVLKQQKNKSVSQAETEGAKQEREHLEMLIDQLKMKLQDSQNNLQINVSELQTLQSEHDTLLERHNKMLQETVSKEAELREKLCSIQSENMMMKSEHTQTVSQLTSQNEVLQNSFRDQVRHLQEEHRKTVETLQQQLSKMEAQLFQLKNEPTTRSPVSSQQSLKNLRERRNTDLPLLDMHTVTREEGEGMETTDTESVSSTSTYTQSLEQLLNSPETKLEPPLWHAEFTKEELVQKLSSTTKSADHLNGLLRETEATNAILMEQIKVRKKMLPVLLDGHPIFIVGLDFDRLMEGIFLLTK, encoded by the exons GCATTAACTGAACGTCTGGATGCTATTCTTCTGGAAAAAGCAGAGACTGAGCAACAGTGTCTTtctctgaaaaaggaaaatataaaaatgaagcgAGAGGTTGAG GATTCTGTAACTAAGGTGGGAGATGCACATAAGGAGTTCGAACAATCACATATAAACTatgtgaaagaaattgaaaatttgaaaaatgagtTGATGGCAGTACATTCCAAATACAGTGAAGACAAAGCTAACTTACAAAAGGCACTGGAAGAAGCAATGAATACGCAATTAGAACTTTCAGAGCAACTTAAATTTCAGAACAACTCTGAAGATAATGTTAAAAAACTACAAGAAGAGATTGAGAAAATTAGGCCAGCCTTTGAGGAGCAAATTTTATATCTGCAAAAGCAATTAGACGCTACCACTgatgaaaagaaggaaacagtTACTCAACTCCAAAATATCATTGAGGCTAATTCTCAGCATTaccaaaaaaatattaatagtttgcAGGAAGAGCTTTTACAGTTGAAAGCTATACACCAAAAAGAGGTGAAAGAATTGATGTGCCAGATTGAAGCATCAGCTAAGGAACATGAAGCAGAGATAAATAAGTTGAACGAGCTAAAAGAGAACTTAGTAAAACAATGTGAGGCAAGTGAAAAGAACATCCAGGAGAAATATGAATGTGAGTTAGAAAATTTAAGGAAAGCCACCTCAAATGCAAACCAAGACAATCAGATGTGTTCTGTTCTCTTACAAGAAAATACATTTGTAGAACAAGCAGTAAATGAAAAAGTCAAACACTTAGAAGATACCTTAAAAGAACTTGAATCTCAACATAGTATCTTAAAAGATGAGGTAACTTATATGAATAATCTTAAGTTAAAACTTGAAATGGATGCTCAGCATATAAAGGATGAGTTTTTTCATGAACGGGAAGACTTAGAgtttaaaattaatgaattattaCTAGCTAAAGAAGAACAGGGCTGtgtaattgaaaaattaaaatctgagcTGGCAGGTTTAAATAAACAGTTTTGCTGTACTGTAGAACAGAATAACAAAGAAGTACAGAGTCTTAAGGAACAACATCAAAAAGAAATATCAGAACTAAATGAGACATTTTTGTcagattcagaaaaagaaaaattaacattaatgTTTGAAATACAGGGTCTTAAGGAACAGTGTGAAAACCTACAGCAAGAAAAGCAAGAAGCAATTTTAAATTATGAGAGTTTACGAGAGATTATGGAAATTTTACAAACAGAACTGGGGGAATCTGCTGGAAAAATAAGTCAAGAGTTTGAATCAATGAAGCAACAACAAGCATCTGATGTTCATGAACTGCAGCAGAAGCTCAGAACTGCTTTTACTGAAAAAGATGCCCTTCTCGAAACTGTGAATCGCCTCcagggagaaaatgaaaagttaCTATCTCAACAAGAATTGGTACCAGAACTTGAAAATACCATAAAGAACCTTCAAGAAAAGAATGGAGTATACTTACTTAGTCTCAGTCAAAGAGATACCATGTTAAAAGAATTAGAAGCAAAGATAAATTCTCTTACTGAGGAAAAAGATGATTTTATAAGTAAACTGAAAAATTCCcatgaagaaatggataatttccaTAAGAAATGTGAAAGGGAAGAAAGATTGATTCTTGAACTTGGGAAGAAAGTAGAGCAAACAACCCAGTACAACAGTGAACTAGAACAAAAGGTAAATGAATTAACAGGAGGACTAGAGGAGACTTTAAAAGAAAAGGATCAAAATgaccaaaaactggaaaaactTATGGTTCAAATGAAAGTTCTCTCTGAAGACAAAGAAGTATTGTCAGCTGAAGTGAAGTCTCTTTATGAGGAAAACAATAAACTCAGTTCAGAAAAAAAACAGTTGAGTAGGGATTTGGAAGTTTTTTTGTCTCAAAAAGATGTTATCCTTAAAGAACATACTACTGAATTAGAAAAGAAACTTCAGTTAATGGTTGAAGAGCGAGATAATTTAAATAAACTGCTTGAAAATGAGCAAGTTCAGAagttatttgtcaaaactcagttGTATGGTTTTCTTAAAGAAATGGGGTCAGAAGTTTCAGAAGACAGTAAAGAGAAAGATGTTGTTAATGTCCTACAGGCAGTTGGTGAATCCTTggcaaaaataaatgaggaaaaatgcAACCTGGCTTTTCAACGTGATGAAAAACTATTAGAGTTAGAAAAAGAGATTAAGTGCCTTCAAGAAGGGAGTGTAGTTCAGTGTGAAGAACTTAAGTCTTTATTGAGAGACTATGAGCAAGAGAAAGTTCTCTTAAGGAAAGAGTTAGAAGAAATACAGTCAGAAAAAGAGGCCCTGCAGTCTGATCTTCTAGAAATGAAGAATGCTAATGAAAAAACAAGGCTTGAAAATCAGAATCTTTTAATTCAAGTTGAAGAAGTATCTCAAACATGTAGCAAAAGTGAAAtccataatgaaaaagaaaaatgttttataaaggaACATGAAAACCTAAAGCCACTACTAGAACAAAAAGAATCAGAATTACGAGATATGAGAGCAGAGTTGATACTATTAAAG GATTCCTTAGCAAAATCACCTTCTGTAAAAAATGATCCTCTGTCTTCAGTAAAAGAGTTGGAAGAAAAAATAG aaaatctggaaaaagaatgcaaagaaaaggaggagaaaacaaataagataaaattagtTGCCGTAAAGGCAAAGAAAGAACTAGATTCCAGCAGAAAAGAG ACCCAGACTGTAAaggaagaacttgaatctctTCGATTAGAAAAGGACCAGTTATCTGCTTCCATGAGAGATCTCATTCAAGGAGCAGAAAGCTATAAG AATCTTTTATTAGAATATGAAAAGCAGTCAGAGCAACTGGATGTGGAAAAAGAACGTGCTGATAATTTTGAGTGTCATATTGAAGACCTTACAAGACAATTAAGAAATTCGACTTTGcag tgtgaaaaaataaattctgataaTGAAGATCTCCTGGCTCGTATTGAGACACTACAGTCTAATGCCAAATTATTAGAAGTACAGATTTTAGAAGTCCAGAGAGCCAAAGCAATGGTAGACAAAGAATTAGAAGCTGAAAAACTTCAGAAAGAACAGAAGATAAAG gaacATGCCACTACTGTAAATGAACTTGAAGAACTTCAGGTACAacttcaaaaggaaaagaaacagcttCAGAAAACCATGCAAGAATTAGAGCTggttaaaaag GATGCCCAACAGACCACATTGATGAATATGGAAATAGCTGATTATGAACGTTTGATGAAAGAGCTAAATCAAAAGTtaactaataaaaacaacaagATAGAAGATTTggagcaagaaataaaaattcaaaaacagaaacaagaaaccCTACAAGAAGAAATAA CTTCATTACAGTCTTCAGTACaacaatatgaagaaaaaaacaccaaaatcaagCAATTGCTTGTGAAAACCAAAAAGGAACTGGCAGATTCAAAGCAAGCA GAAACTGATCACTTAATACTTCAAGCATCTTTAAAAGGTGAGCTGGAGGCAAGCCAGCAGCAAGTAGAAGTCTATAAA ATACAGCTGGCTGAAATAACCTCAGAGAAGCACAAAATCCACGAGCACCTGAAAACCTCTGCGGAACAGCACCAGCGTACGCTAAGTGCGTACCAGCAGAGAGTGACAGCACTACAGGAAGAGAGCCGTGCTGCCAAG GCAGAACAAGCTACTCTAACCTCTGAATTCGAGAGCTACAAAGTCCGAGTTCATAACgttctaaaacaacagaaaaataaatctgtgtCTCAGGCTGAAACTGAGGGCGCTAAACAAGAAAG GGAACATCTGGAAATGCTGATTGAccagttaaaaatgaaattacaagaTAGCCAAAATAACTTACAGATTAATGTATCTGAACTTCAAACATTGCAGTCTGAACATGATACACTGCTAGAAAGGCACAACAAGATGCTGCAGGAAACTGTGTCCAAAGAGGCGGAACTCCGGGAAAA ATTATGTTCAATACAATCAGAGAACATGATGATGAAATCTGAACATACACAGACTGTGAGTCAGCTCACATCCCAGAACGAGGTCCTTCAAAATAGCTTCCGAGATCAAGTGCGACATTTGCAGGAAGAGCACAGAAAGACAGTGGAGACATTACAGCAGCAGCTCTCCAAGATGGAAGCACAGCTCTTCCAGCTTAAGAATGAACCGACCACAAGaa gCCCAGTTTCCTCTCAACAATCTTTGAAGAACCTTCGAGAAAGGAGAAACACAGACCTCCCGCTTCTAGACATGCACACTGTAACCCGGGAAGAGGGAGAAGGCATGGAAACAACTGATACTGAGTCTGTGTCTTCCACCAGCACATACACACAGTCTTTAGAGCAGCTGCTTAATTCTCCCGAAACTAAACTTG